A stretch of the Oceanicola sp. D3 genome encodes the following:
- a CDS encoding L-rhamnose isomerase — translation MSIYESAKAQFSDWGIDTEAALERLKTIPISMHCWQGDDVVGFENRSATSGGGIQATGNYPGRARTPDELRADLEFAYSMIPGSHRLNLHAMYLDSDETPDRDEIEYKHFAPWVDWAKAQGIGLDFNPTFFAHEKADDNLTLAHPDKGIRDFWIEHGKRTREIAAQMGEELGSACINNIWVPDGYKDVPVDRMAARKRLEASLDEMLAPTQDRAKMLDAVESKLFGIGVEACTVGSHEFYLGYAIRKGTLLCLDMGHFHPTENIADKLSACALSLDEILLHVSRPMRWDSDHVILLNDDIQAMANELVSGEMLGRTHIGLDFFDATISRTAAWVIGTRNMQKALLRALLLPLGQLRAAEDALDFSARFMLTEEFKDLPFGAVWAEFCARNEAPTGTALISGLNAYQSSVAGR, via the coding sequence ATGAGCATCTATGAAAGCGCCAAGGCGCAGTTTTCCGATTGGGGCATCGACACCGAGGCCGCGCTTGAACGGCTCAAGACCATCCCGATCTCGATGCATTGCTGGCAGGGCGATGACGTGGTGGGGTTTGAGAACCGCTCCGCAACCTCCGGCGGCGGCATTCAGGCCACCGGCAACTACCCCGGCCGCGCCCGCACGCCTGATGAGCTGCGCGCCGATCTGGAGTTTGCCTATTCGATGATCCCCGGATCGCATCGGCTGAACCTGCATGCGATGTATCTCGACAGCGATGAAACGCCCGACCGCGACGAGATCGAATACAAGCACTTCGCGCCTTGGGTTGATTGGGCGAAGGCGCAGGGCATCGGGCTGGACTTCAACCCAACCTTCTTTGCCCACGAAAAGGCCGACGACAACCTGACCCTCGCGCACCCGGACAAGGGCATTCGCGATTTCTGGATCGAGCATGGCAAGCGCACGCGCGAGATCGCCGCGCAGATGGGCGAAGAGCTGGGCTCGGCCTGCATCAACAACATCTGGGTGCCGGATGGCTACAAGGATGTGCCGGTAGACAGGATGGCGGCGCGCAAGAGGCTCGAAGCCTCGCTGGATGAAATGCTGGCCCCCACGCAGGACCGGGCCAAGATGCTGGATGCGGTGGAGAGCAAGCTCTTCGGCATCGGGGTGGAAGCCTGCACCGTGGGCAGCCACGAGTTTTACTTGGGCTATGCGATCCGCAAGGGCACGCTGCTTTGCCTCGACATGGGCCATTTCCACCCGACCGAGAACATCGCCGACAAGCTCTCGGCCTGCGCTCTGTCGCTCGACGAGATCCTGCTGCACGTCAGCCGCCCGATGCGCTGGGACAGCGACCATGTGATCCTGCTGAACGACGATATTCAGGCGATGGCCAACGAGCTGGTCAGCGGCGAGATGCTGGGGCGCACCCATATCGGGCTGGATTTTTTTGATGCCACCATCAGCCGCACCGCAGCTTGGGTGATCGGCACTCGCAACATGCAAAAGGCGCTCCTGCGCGCCCTGCTGTTGCCGCTTGGCCAGCTTCGCGCGGCGGAAGATGCGCTGGATTTCTCGGCCCGCTTCATGCTGACGGAGGAGTTCAAAGATTTGCCCTTCGGCGCGGTCTGGGCAGAGTTCTGCGCCCGCAACGAGGCCCCAACCGGCACGGCGCTGATCTCTGGCCTCAACGCATACCAATCCTCTGTCGCAGGCCGCTAA
- a CDS encoding bifunctional rhamnulose-1-phosphate aldolase/short-chain dehydrogenase, with protein sequence MLKTVENQLLENRWDESEAAGMSESELLLYRSNTLGADKRVTNYGGGNTSAKVMETDPLTGEQVEVLWVKGSGGDIGSIKMDGFATLYMEKLEALKGLYRGVEHEDEMVGYLPHCTFRLNPRAASIDTPLHAYVPRKHVDHVHADAIIAIAASKNSKELTQEIFGDKIGWLPWKKPGYELGLWLGKFCEENPEADGVVLESHGLFTWGDTAKSCYDKTIEIINVATEWLAKKTEGVAPFGGAKHQSLPEAERRATAARLMPAIRGFVSGNQHMVGHFNDSAAVLEFVNAQNMEPLAALGTSCPDHFLRTKIRPLVVNFDPAKGNLDEVLEGLPEQIAAYREDYKAYYERCKRDDSPALRDPNAVVYLVPGVGMITFAKDKATARISGEFYVNAINVMRGASSVSEYVGLPEQEAFDIEYWLLEEAKLQRMPKPKSLAGRVALVTGGAGGIGAATAERYLREGACVMLADINDEALAATQEGLASRFGKDVVRTVNMNVTDESAVAAAYAECAVEFGGIDILVSNAGIASSAPVEGTTLALWNKNMDILSTGYFLVSREAFKVMRVQDMGGAIVFVASKNGLAASPNASAYCTAKASEIHLARCLALEGAEAGIRVNVVNPDAVLRGSKIWEGEWLEQRAGTYGTDKEGLEEMYRQRSMLKRSVLPEDIAEAAYFLASDLSAKSTGNILNVDAGNVQAFTR encoded by the coding sequence ATGCTGAAAACCGTTGAGAATCAGCTACTTGAAAACCGCTGGGATGAGAGCGAGGCAGCGGGGATGAGCGAGTCGGAACTGCTGCTCTATCGCTCCAATACGCTCGGCGCCGACAAGCGCGTGACCAACTATGGCGGCGGCAATACCTCAGCCAAGGTGATGGAGACCGATCCGCTCACCGGCGAGCAGGTGGAGGTGCTCTGGGTCAAGGGCTCCGGCGGTGATATCGGCTCGATCAAGATGGACGGCTTTGCCACGCTCTACATGGAAAAGCTGGAGGCGCTGAAGGGGCTTTATCGCGGCGTCGAGCATGAAGACGAGATGGTTGGCTACCTGCCGCATTGCACCTTCCGGCTAAACCCGCGGGCCGCCTCGATCGACACGCCGCTGCACGCCTATGTGCCGCGCAAACATGTTGATCACGTGCACGCCGATGCGATCATTGCCATCGCGGCCTCGAAAAACTCCAAGGAACTGACGCAAGAGATCTTTGGCGACAAGATCGGCTGGCTGCCGTGGAAGAAGCCGGGCTACGAGCTGGGGCTCTGGCTGGGCAAGTTCTGCGAGGAGAACCCCGAGGCCGATGGCGTTGTGCTCGAAAGCCACGGGCTGTTCACCTGGGGCGATACCGCGAAGTCCTGCTACGACAAGACGATTGAAATCATCAATGTCGCTACCGAGTGGCTGGCGAAAAAGACCGAGGGCGTGGCGCCCTTTGGCGGGGCAAAGCACCAGAGCCTGCCCGAAGCCGAGCGCCGCGCCACGGCCGCGCGGCTGATGCCCGCGATCCGTGGCTTCGTGTCTGGCAACCAGCATATGGTGGGCCACTTCAACGACAGCGCCGCGGTGCTGGAATTCGTCAACGCGCAAAACATGGAGCCGCTGGCCGCGCTCGGCACATCCTGCCCAGATCACTTCCTGCGCACCAAGATCCGCCCGCTGGTGGTCAACTTCGACCCGGCCAAGGGCAATCTCGACGAGGTGCTCGAGGGGCTGCCCGAGCAGATCGCGGCCTACCGCGAAGACTACAAAGCCTACTACGAGCGCTGCAAACGTGATGACAGCCCCGCGCTGCGCGACCCAAATGCGGTGGTCTACCTCGTGCCCGGCGTCGGCATGATCACCTTCGCCAAGGACAAGGCGACAGCGCGCATTTCCGGTGAGTTCTACGTCAACGCAATCAACGTGATGCGCGGCGCGTCCTCGGTCTCCGAATACGTTGGCCTGCCCGAACAGGAGGCTTTCGACATCGAATACTGGTTGCTGGAAGAGGCCAAGCTGCAACGCATGCCCAAGCCAAAATCGCTGGCCGGGCGCGTGGCGCTGGTGACCGGCGGGGCAGGGGGCATTGGCGCGGCAACCGCCGAGCGTTATCTGCGCGAGGGGGCCTGCGTCATGCTGGCGGACATCAACGACGAGGCGCTTGCGGCGACGCAGGAAGGCCTGGCCTCGCGCTTTGGCAAAGACGTGGTGCGCACCGTCAACATGAACGTCACCGACGAGAGCGCTGTGGCCGCCGCCTATGCCGAATGCGCGGTGGAGTTCGGCGGCATTGATATTCTGGTCTCCAACGCCGGCATCGCCTCGTCTGCTCCGGTGGAAGGAACCACGCTGGCGCTGTGGAACAAGAACATGGATATCCTCAGCACCGGGTATTTCCTCGTTAGCCGCGAGGCCTTCAAGGTGATGCGGGTGCAAGACATGGGCGGCGCGATTGTCTTTGTCGCTTCCAAAAACGGCCTCGCCGCATCGCCCAATGCCTCGGCCTATTGCACCGCCAAGGCGAGCGAAATTCACCTTGCCCGTTGCTTGGCGCTGGAAGGGGCAGAAGCTGGCATTCGGGTCAATGTCGTCAACCCGGATGCCGTGCTGCGCGGCTCGAAAATCTGGGAAGGCGAGTGGCTGGAACAGCGCGCCGGAACCTATGGCACCGACAAGGAAGGGCTGGAGGAGATGTATCGCCAGCGCTCGATGCTAAAGCGTTCGGTTCTGCCCGAGGACATTGCAGAGGCGGCCTATTTTCTGGCGTCTGACCTCTCGGCAAAATCCACCGGCAACATCCTCAACGTGGATGCGGGCAATGTTCAGGCGTTCACGCGCTGA
- a CDS encoding DeoR/GlpR family DNA-binding transcription regulator: MHETERHRIILSAVQDRPMVTVVDLCNLTEASEATIRRDIAALHMQKKLRRVRGGAEAITPPQFVGLAGRPFSVNQTMQGRQKQAIARAAVDLCEDGDSIIINGGTTTFQMVHPLASRRCQVFTNSFPIAEHLLKHSKNTIMLSGGAIYREQNIILSPFDNDVTRNFYARRMFMGAQGLGPIGLMEADPLLVQAEQKLIGQADELVVLVDSTKFENRSSLVLCPLARIDTVITDEGITDKAAAMLEAADVKLIVAQSGAAQEEDEAAS; encoded by the coding sequence ATGCACGAAACCGAGCGCCACAGGATCATTTTGTCAGCGGTTCAGGACCGGCCCATGGTGACCGTGGTGGACCTGTGCAATCTGACCGAGGCTTCCGAGGCCACGATCCGCCGCGATATCGCTGCGCTGCATATGCAGAAGAAGCTGCGGCGGGTGCGTGGCGGGGCCGAGGCGATCACGCCGCCGCAGTTCGTGGGGCTTGCCGGACGTCCGTTTTCCGTCAACCAGACGATGCAGGGCCGCCAGAAGCAGGCGATCGCGCGGGCGGCGGTTGATCTGTGCGAGGATGGCGACTCGATCATCATCAACGGCGGCACGACCACCTTTCAGATGGTGCACCCGCTCGCCTCGCGCCGCTGCCAGGTGTTCACCAACAGCTTTCCCATTGCTGAGCACCTGCTGAAGCACTCCAAGAACACCATCATGCTTTCGGGCGGGGCGATCTACCGCGAGCAGAACATCATCCTCAGCCCCTTCGACAATGACGTGACCCGCAATTTCTATGCGCGGCGGATGTTCATGGGGGCGCAGGGCCTTGGCCCCATTGGACTGATGGAGGCCGACCCGCTGCTGGTTCAGGCCGAGCAAAAGCTGATTGGCCAGGCCGATGAGCTGGTGGTTCTGGTCGACAGCACGAAATTCGAGAACCGATCCAGCCTCGTGCTTTGCCCGCTGGCCCGGATCGACACGGTGATCACCGACGAGGGCATCACCGACAAGGCCGCCGCCATGTTGGAGGCCGCCGATGTGAAACTGATCGTCGCGCAATCGGGCGCGGCGCAGGAGGAGGACGAAGCGGCCTCTTAG
- the rhaS gene encoding rhamnose ABC transporter substrate-binding protein, with translation MKRRSFTKLALGLSLGASLMGTSAMAQDNMRIALVVKALGIGFFEAAHKGAEEAAGELGNVEIIYTGPTDTTAEGQIEVINSLIAQGVDAIAVSANDTDALVPTLKKAQQRGITVISWDSGVAEEGRQMHLNPSSNALIGNMIIKLAADELPDGGQVALLSATTTSTNQNIWIEEMTKVMGNYPGIEVVSTVYGDDLADKSYREAQGLMQSYPDLDAIIAPTSVGIVAAAQAVEDAGKIGEVNVTGLGLPSEMAGAIESGASKSFAIWNPIDLGYSAAMIAHALASGEATAEPGAEISIGRMGTITLDDTNSAAMADPFVYDSSNIDEFKSIF, from the coding sequence ATGAAAAGACGCAGCTTTACCAAACTCGCCCTCGGCCTCAGCCTTGGCGCATCGCTCATGGGCACCTCGGCCATGGCCCAGGACAACATGCGCATCGCGCTGGTGGTCAAGGCGCTCGGCATCGGCTTTTTCGAGGCGGCGCACAAGGGGGCCGAAGAGGCCGCTGGCGAACTCGGAAACGTGGAAATCATCTACACCGGCCCGACCGACACCACCGCCGAGGGCCAGATCGAGGTGATCAACTCGCTGATCGCGCAAGGCGTTGACGCGATTGCCGTTTCGGCCAATGACACCGATGCGCTTGTGCCCACGCTGAAGAAGGCGCAGCAGCGCGGCATCACCGTTATCTCGTGGGACTCGGGCGTGGCCGAAGAGGGCCGCCAGATGCACCTCAACCCCTCGTCAAACGCGCTGATCGGCAACATGATCATCAAGCTCGCCGCCGATGAGCTGCCTGATGGTGGGCAGGTTGCCCTGCTGTCTGCCACCACCACCTCGACCAACCAGAACATCTGGATCGAGGAGATGACCAAGGTGATGGGCAACTACCCCGGCATCGAGGTGGTCTCGACCGTCTATGGCGACGATCTGGCCGATAAATCCTACCGCGAAGCGCAGGGCCTCATGCAGTCTTACCCTGATCTGGATGCGATCATCGCGCCGACCTCGGTTGGCATCGTGGCTGCCGCTCAGGCAGTGGAAGATGCTGGCAAGATTGGCGAGGTCAATGTGACCGGCCTTGGCCTGCCCTCCGAAATGGCCGGTGCCATCGAGAGCGGTGCCTCCAAGAGCTTTGCCATCTGGAACCCGATCGACCTTGGATATTCGGCGGCAATGATCGCGCATGCGCTGGCCTCCGGCGAAGCCACGGCAGAGCCCGGCGCGGAAATCTCCATCGGCCGCATGGGCACCATCACGCTGGACGACACCAACTCTGCCGCAATGGCTGATCCGTTCGTTTACGACAGCTCGAACATCGACGAGTTCAAGTCGATCTTCTGA
- a CDS encoding sugar ABC transporter ATP-binding protein: MLVQTEPVSPAPTAASPALALDGITKTFPGVKALDGVSLRLYPGQVTALVGENGAGKSTVVKTLTGIYQPDGGQILVDGVPTRFPTAQDAAKAGITAIHQETVLFDELSVAENIFIGHAPRGRFGLIDWATMEARSSEILRGIGAEIDPAHKLRDLGIANKHLVAIARALSIDARVVIMDEPTAALSHKEIQELYDLVEKLKAQGKAILFISHKFDEIFRIADRFTVFRDGQFIGDGLISDIDEAALVKMMVGRDVSQVFPDRQSAPGEEVLQVVGYSHPTEFDEIRFSLKRGEILGFYGLVGAGRSEFMQALFGITRPSKGVTKVDGKLAVIRSPAEAIAQGIVYVPEDRGKQGAITAMPIFQNVTLPSLGRTSRRGFLKLAEEFRLAREYTDRLDLRAASLDTDVGNLSGGNQQKVVIAKWLATQPKVIILDEPTKGIDIGSKAAVHEFMAELAAEGLAVIMVSSEIPEILGMSDRVIVMREGRMVAELAGDELTPETLVRHAAGI; this comes from the coding sequence ATGCTGGTGCAGACTGAACCCGTTTCTCCCGCCCCAACGGCGGCGAGCCCGGCTTTGGCCCTCGACGGGATCACCAAGACCTTTCCGGGCGTCAAGGCGCTCGATGGCGTGTCACTCCGGCTTTACCCCGGGCAGGTCACAGCACTCGTGGGCGAGAACGGCGCAGGCAAGTCCACCGTCGTCAAAACGCTCACGGGAATCTACCAACCCGACGGCGGCCAGATCCTTGTGGATGGCGTGCCCACCCGCTTCCCCACGGCACAGGACGCCGCAAAGGCCGGGATCACCGCGATCCACCAGGAAACGGTGCTGTTTGACGAGCTTTCCGTTGCCGAAAACATCTTTATCGGCCACGCCCCGCGCGGGCGGTTCGGCCTGATCGACTGGGCCACGATGGAGGCCCGCTCCAGCGAAATTCTGCGCGGGATCGGCGCCGAGATCGACCCCGCCCACAAGCTGCGCGACCTTGGGATTGCCAACAAGCACCTTGTGGCCATTGCCCGCGCGCTCTCTATCGACGCCCGCGTCGTCATCATGGACGAGCCGACCGCTGCGCTCTCGCACAAGGAAATTCAGGAGCTTTACGATCTGGTCGAAAAGCTGAAGGCGCAGGGCAAGGCGATCCTGTTCATCAGCCACAAGTTCGATGAGATCTTCCGCATCGCCGACCGCTTCACCGTGTTCCGCGACGGGCAGTTCATTGGTGATGGGCTGATCTCCGATATCGACGAGGCGGCGCTGGTGAAGATGATGGTGGGCCGTGACGTGAGCCAGGTTTTCCCCGACCGGCAGAGTGCGCCGGGCGAAGAGGTGCTTCAGGTGGTAGGCTACAGCCACCCCACCGAGTTCGACGAAATCCGCTTTTCCCTGAAGCGCGGCGAGATCCTTGGCTTCTACGGGCTGGTGGGTGCGGGACGCTCCGAGTTCATGCAGGCCCTCTTTGGCATCACCCGCCCCTCCAAGGGGGTGACGAAGGTTGATGGCAAGCTTGCCGTCATCCGCTCCCCTGCCGAGGCCATTGCGCAGGGCATTGTTTACGTGCCTGAAGATCGCGGCAAGCAGGGCGCGATTACGGCCATGCCGATCTTTCAGAACGTCACCCTGCCCTCCCTCGGGCGCACCTCGCGCCGGGGCTTCCTGAAACTTGCCGAAGAGTTCAGGCTGGCCCGCGAATACACCGACCGGCTCGATCTGCGTGCCGCCTCGCTTGATACCGATGTTGGCAACCTCTCGGGCGGCAACCAGCAGAAGGTGGTGATCGCCAAATGGCTGGCAACGCAGCCCAAGGTCATCATCCTCGACGAGCCGACCAAGGGCATCGACATCGGCTCCAAGGCCGCGGTGCACGAGTTCATGGCCGAGCTGGCCGCAGAGGGGCTGGCGGTGATCATGGTCAGCTCCGAGATCCCGGAAATCCTCGGCATGTCTGACAGGGTCATCGTGATGCGCGAGGGGCGCATGGTGGCCGAACTGGCCGGTGATGAGCTGACCCCCGAAACGCTTGTCCGCCACGCGGCGGGGATATGA
- a CDS encoding ABC transporter permease: MLQRLITSREALLLGAIAVLLALIATRFPGFVAPSNLADVFNDTSPLILLAIGQMIVILTKCIDLSVAANLALTGMVVSMLNLAFPGLPVAVILVVAVALGAVMGMFNGILVWKLDIPPIVVTLGTMTIYRGIIFLISDGKWVNSHEMSAAFKAFPRFELLGLPMLSWTAILAVLVFTIVMSRTTLGRAAYAVGGNPHAATYTGIDVGRTQFWAFTISGALAGLTGYLWVSRYAVAYVDIAGGFELDVVAACVIGGISIAGGIGSVGGALLGALFLGVIKNALPVINVSPFWQLAISGGAIIIAVAVNARASRTKGRIILKSAEHAA, from the coding sequence ATGCTGCAACGATTGATCACCTCGCGCGAGGCGCTCTTGCTCGGAGCCATCGCCGTGCTTCTGGCGCTGATCGCCACTCGCTTTCCGGGCTTTGTTGCGCCCTCAAACCTTGCCGATGTGTTCAACGACACCTCGCCGCTGATCCTGCTGGCCATCGGCCAGATGATCGTGATCCTGACCAAATGCATCGACCTCTCGGTCGCCGCCAATCTGGCGCTGACCGGCATGGTCGTCTCCATGCTCAACCTCGCCTTCCCCGGCCTGCCGGTGGCGGTGATCCTCGTGGTGGCGGTGGCGCTTGGCGCGGTGATGGGCATGTTCAACGGTATATTGGTCTGGAAACTCGACATTCCGCCGATCGTGGTGACGCTGGGCACGATGACCATATACCGGGGCATCATCTTTCTGATTTCCGACGGAAAATGGGTGAACAGCCACGAGATGAGCGCCGCCTTCAAGGCCTTCCCGCGCTTCGAACTGCTCGGCCTGCCGATGCTGAGCTGGACGGCGATCCTCGCGGTGCTGGTCTTTACCATCGTCATGTCGCGCACCACGCTGGGCCGGGCGGCCTATGCTGTGGGCGGCAACCCGCACGCGGCGACCTATACCGGCATCGACGTGGGGCGCACGCAGTTCTGGGCCTTCACCATCTCCGGCGCGTTGGCGGGCCTGACCGGCTATCTTTGGGTGTCGCGCTACGCGGTGGCCTATGTCGACATTGCCGGAGGGTTTGAGCTGGATGTCGTGGCGGCCTGCGTCATCGGCGGCATCTCGATTGCCGGCGGCATCGGCTCGGTCGGCGGGGCGCTGCTGGGGGCGCTGTTCCTTGGCGTGATCAAGAACGCCCTGCCGGTGATCAACGTTTCGCCCTTCTGGCAGCTGGCCATTTCGGGCGGCGCCATCATCATCGCCGTTGCCGTCAATGCCCGGGCCTCGCGCACCAAGGGCCGGATCATCCTCAAATCAGCGGAGCACGCGGCGTGA
- a CDS encoding ABC transporter permease, translated as MTDTTRFIPDRLQSPLQKRLKSWESLLLLVAIAIFIANSFASPYFLNAWNLSDATFNFTEKAMIAFAMALLIISGEIDLSVAAIIALASTAMGAAVQMGAGTPVLILVGLGTGLLCGAFNGVLVTRLGLPSIVVTIGTMSLFRGISYIVLGDQAFRGYPADFAFFGQGYVFWVITFELVLFAVLAVIYGVVLHMTNFGRAVYAIGNNPTGALFSGIRVARVKFILFLLTGLMSGVAAICLTSRLGSTRPSIATGWELEVVTMVVLGGVNILGGSGTIPGVVIAAFVMGLVTFGLGLLNVPGIVMSIVIGGLLIGVIALPRLWKMWQAK; from the coding sequence GTGACCGATACAACCCGTTTCATCCCCGACCGCCTGCAATCGCCGCTGCAGAAACGCCTGAAAAGCTGGGAGTCGCTGCTGCTGCTCGTGGCCATCGCCATTTTCATCGCCAACAGCTTTGCCTCGCCCTACTTTCTGAACGCATGGAACCTTTCGGACGCCACCTTCAACTTCACCGAAAAGGCGATGATCGCCTTCGCCATGGCGCTGCTGATCATCTCCGGCGAGATCGACCTGAGCGTGGCCGCCATCATTGCGCTGGCCTCCACGGCGATGGGCGCAGCGGTGCAAATGGGGGCCGGGACGCCGGTGCTGATCCTCGTGGGGCTTGGCACCGGGCTGCTCTGCGGGGCCTTCAATGGCGTGCTGGTGACGCGGCTGGGATTGCCCTCCATCGTGGTCACCATCGGCACCATGAGCCTGTTTCGCGGGATCAGCTACATCGTGCTGGGCGATCAGGCGTTTCGCGGCTACCCGGCGGATTTTGCCTTTTTCGGGCAGGGCTACGTGTTTTGGGTCATCACCTTCGAGCTGGTGCTCTTTGCGGTGCTGGCGGTGATCTACGGCGTTGTGCTGCACATGACCAACTTCGGCCGCGCGGTTTATGCCATTGGCAACAACCCCACCGGGGCGCTGTTTTCCGGCATCCGGGTGGCGCGGGTGAAGTTCATTCTCTTTCTGCTGACCGGGCTGATGTCGGGCGTTGCGGCGATCTGCCTGACCTCGCGGCTTGGCTCCACCCGCCCCTCCATCGCCACCGGCTGGGAGCTGGAAGTAGTGACGATGGTGGTGCTGGGCGGCGTGAACATCCTTGGTGGCTCGGGCACCATTCCCGGCGTGGTCATCGCCGCCTTTGTCATGGGGTTGGTGACATTCGGGCTGGGGCTTCTCAACGTGCCGGGGATCGTGATGTCCATCGTGATCGGCGGCCTGCTGATCGGGGTCATCGCCCTGCCCCGGCTCTGGAAGATGTGGCAGGCGAAGTGA
- the rhaM gene encoding L-rhamnose mutarotase → MEKYAFKMQLNPGCEAEYRKRHDEIWPELVTLLKEAGVSDYSIHLDRETGVLFGVLWRRDNHGMDALPATAVMQKWWAHMADIMETHPDNEPVAVPLETVFYMP, encoded by the coding sequence ATGGAGAAATATGCTTTCAAGATGCAGCTCAACCCGGGCTGCGAAGCAGAGTATCGCAAGCGTCATGATGAGATCTGGCCGGAGCTTGTGACGCTGTTGAAAGAGGCCGGGGTGTCTGATTACTCGATCCACCTCGACCGGGAAACCGGCGTGCTTTTCGGCGTGCTATGGCGGCGCGACAATCACGGGATGGACGCCCTGCCTGCAACTGCGGTCATGCAAAAGTGGTGGGCCCATATGGCCGACATCATGGAAACCCACCCCGATAACGAGCCCGTGGCGGTGCCGCTCGAAACCGTCTTTTACATGCCATGA